ATTTTCTTTTATCATCTGAAGATTCTTCATACCCAAACAAATTAAACATTTCACGCATTCTTGAACGCAAACGATTGCCGTATTGGGATTCTATCTCTCCCGCAGACAAGTTTGTTGTAAGGTGTGTTATCAAGTCTTTTTCTTTGAATAAATCGTAGCGAGTTAAAAGAATCTCTGCCATAACGTTACAGTCGTTGCCGAAATATTTGGATGAGGTTTCTGTTCCTAAATCGTCAAAGCAAAGATATCTTGGTTTTTGCTGATTATTATACGGAATTCCGTTTGAGTATTTTTCTAATATTTCGTAGCCTTCCCGCATAAATTCTGAAACAATATGACGGGTTGATACAATCCCGTATTTTGCTGCAGGGAAATTGCAGTATCTCAAGATTTTGAATAGTGTTGTTTTTCCGCATCCGATAGGACCAGATAATAAAATTCCTTTGTTGAGGTCAAAGTTCATTTCTTTTGCTACCAAATCATCTTTCAACATCCAGGCAATCAAGGCGAAAATAATTCCTTTTTCGGATTCTGAAATAACATATTCTTTGCCGATAAATTTTGATGCTTTCTTTCGGAACCAAGGAATGATTTTGTTATAATCATAACGGCTCTCGATAGCTTTTTCCGGTAGTTGCATTGAGATTGGTATTTTTTGTTGTGGTGAGATTCTTCTC
This genomic stretch from Chryseobacterium sp. POL2 harbors:
- a CDS encoding AAA family ATPase, translating into MQLPEKAIESRYDYNKIIPWFRKKASKFIGKEYVISESEKGIIFALIAWMLKDDLVAKEMNFDLNKGILLSGPIGCGKTTLFKILRYCNFPAAKYGIVSTRHIVSEFMREGYEILEKYSNGIPYNNQQKPRYLCFDDLGTETSSKYFGNDCNVMAEILLTRYDLFKEKDLITHLTTNLSAGEIESQYGNRLRSRMREMFNLFGYEESSDDKRK